Proteins encoded in a region of the Dorea longicatena genome:
- a CDS encoding TetR/AcrR family transcriptional regulator, producing MDLRIEKTERGIKNAFIELRSRKPLEKITVKELCESARINKSTFYAHYKDIYDLSDAMEEEVVQSIANSIQHPEYLLEHPAEFARELLMAYISQNSLTAILFSGSQANHFADSIERSIKQMIFEKYPEFEEDTAMNVMLSFCIQGSYHAYQKNRSGDIMTVIDVIAGMTGAVRPMYEERLGESRS from the coding sequence GCGTTCCAGAAAACCTCTGGAAAAGATAACAGTAAAAGAATTATGTGAAAGTGCAAGGATCAATAAGTCTACCTTTTATGCACATTATAAAGATATCTACGATCTGTCAGATGCGATGGAAGAAGAAGTGGTACAGTCGATTGCGAACAGTATTCAGCATCCGGAATATCTTCTGGAGCATCCGGCAGAATTCGCAAGGGAACTTCTGATGGCCTATATATCTCAGAATTCTCTGACGGCAATATTATTTTCCGGCAGTCAGGCAAATCATTTCGCGGACAGTATTGAGCGGAGTATCAAGCAGATGATTTTTGAAAAATATCCGGAGTTTGAAGAAGATACGGCGATGAACGTGATGTTGAGTTTTTGCATTCAGGGAAGCTACCATGCTTATCAGAAGAATCGGAGCGGAGATATCATGACGGTGATCGATGTGATCGCAGGGATGACGGGAGCGGTTCGACCGATGTATGAAGAACGATTGGGGGAGAGCAGATCATGA